The following coding sequences are from one Peromyscus eremicus chromosome X, PerEre_H2_v1, whole genome shotgun sequence window:
- the LOC131899555 gene encoding protein FAM104A-like, whose amino-acid sequence MGLVRKRRRDGNEEDPHLPRHSKRNKKDQAFQDPQAIESSSTDNEKIHSSIDDTKRESVPKSSLNQDIAELNSDVPEFSHEDDALGQDHGPYSHINQILKEAHLYKLQQRGQSST is encoded by the exons gaaaaggagaagagatgGCAATGAGGAAGACCCCCACCTTCCCCGTCATTCGAAGAGGAATAAGAAGGACCAGGCCTTCCAGGACCCGCAGGCTATAGAG tCATCAAGCACTGATAATGAAAAGATCCACAGCAGCATCGATGACACCAAGAGAGAAAGTGTTCCAAAGAGCAGCTTAAACCAGGACATCGCTGAACTTAACTCCGATGTCCCCGAGTTCTCCCACGAGGACGATGCATTGGGCCAAGACCATGGTCCTTACTCCCACATTAACCAGATCTTGAAGGAAGCTCATTTATACAAACTACAGCAGAGAGGACAATCTTCAACATGA